One stretch of Macrotis lagotis isolate mMagLag1 chromosome 7, bilby.v1.9.chrom.fasta, whole genome shotgun sequence DNA includes these proteins:
- the LOC141492787 gene encoding uncharacterized protein LOC141492787 isoform X1, protein MAAAAAPVSMTFDDVAMYFSEQEWNKLAQWQKELYKHVMKANYEILISLDYSISKPDLISLIERGEEPFIRKLKDSQEIKTASSCNDLSPEEQLFGGYHTSMHPRKVKSYLDSLQIQGSCELSQGIMGEVSVGSDQDLCSKDTRHLIPEGHSTLESASWEQSPGHKPQNSSGCQGMLPGQRVLHPCSVCGKRFSCQTHWVKHQRTHRETWAQKCSKSRRSGRPPSSLPQQPRLCWGQRGFQCRKCNKGFRLKQYLLKHLIVHTGKRSFQCPTCEKTYRHKRSLINHQLMHSGERSFQCPECEKSFCQKSNLRAHQHHQHCRERPFSCVECGKGFAEKSKLTHHMRVHSREKLFQCPKCDRSFHMKGDMKTHQRAHSRDRPFSCSECGKGFLVKSKLTNHFRVHTGEKPFQCLECGKSFRLKGMLKAHQRVHTRERPFSCRGCGKGFTKRCKLTEHLRVHSGEKPFQCLQCEKSFRQKGQLLRHQHLHMGQMPFPCPHCEKTFHLKSDMKAHRCVHRRERSFSCNECNKNFIHQSKLTEHLRLHSGEKPFQCPECDKSFRLKGILKAHQCIHRGEKPFSCGECGKSFTRQSKLTEHKRVHSGEKPFWCQECGKSFRLKGQLLSHQRLHTGERPFRCPECDKSYRVKADMKAHLRLHSRDRPFSCDCGKGFTKQSKLIEHIRTHTGEKPFQCPKCDKSFRLKGQLLSHQGLHTGERPFHCPECDKSFRQKGHLFRHQRIHKPERPFSCGECDLRSLLDEMIPMTPEDKKHATTSWQKDDELKVQNEAYIFGQGSCLTLFCLTMNIYYKEEFWGGFFSMVG, encoded by the exons ATGGCCGCGGCGGCGGCGCCG GTTTCCATGACATTTGATGATGTAGCCATGTATTTCTCAGAGCAAGAATGGAATAAACTTGCTCAGTGGCAGAAAGAGCTTTATAAGCATGTAATGAAAGCCAATTATGAGATCCTTATCTCCCTTG ACTATTCAATTTCCAAACCAGATTTGATATCTTTGATTGAACGGGGGGAAGAACCTTTCATCAGAAAGCTGAAGGATTCACAGGAAATAAAAACTGCCAGCAGTTGCAATGATTTAAGCCCCGAAGAACAACTGTTTGGGG GATACCACACTTCTATGCATCCAAGAAAAGTGAAGAGCTATTTAGATAGCCTACAAATTCAGGGTTCTTGTGAGCTCTCACAAGGCATAATGGGAGAAGTTTCTGTTGGGTCTGACCAAGACTTGTGCAGCAAAGACACACGGCATCTAATTCCAGAAGGACACAGCACCCTGGAATCGGCTTCCTGGGAGCAAAGTCCAGGTCACAAGCCCCAGAATTCCTCTGGTTGCCAGGGAATGTTGCCAGGGCAGAGAGTGCTCCATCCCTGCTCTGTCTGTGGAAAAAGATTCTCTTGTCAAACCCACTGGGTAAAACACCAAAGAACACACAGGGAGACCTGGGCACAGAAATGTTCAAAGAGTAGGAGAAGCGGGAGACCGCCATCTAGCCTCCCTCAGCAGCCCAGGCTTTGTTGGGGGCAGAGGGGCTTCCAGTGCAGGAAGTGCAACAAGGGTTTTCGTCTGAAGCAGTACTTGCTCAAACACCTAATTGTGCACACAGGGAAAAGGTCCTTCCAATGCCCCACATGTGAAAAGACCTATCGCCATAAGAGAAGTCTGATCAACCACCAACTTATGCACAGTGGAGAAAGATCATTCCAGTGTCCTGAGTGTGAGAAGAGCTTCTGCCAAAAGAGTAACCTGAGGGCTCATCAGCACCATCAACACTGCAGGGAGAGGCCCTTCTCTTGTGTGGAGTGTGGCAAGGGATTTGCTGAGAAGTCTAAGCTTACCCACCATATGAGAGTACACAGCAGGGAGAAACTATTCCAGTGTCCTAAGTGTGACAGGAGCTTCCACATGAAAGGAGACATGAAGACTCACCAGCGTGCACATAGCAGGGACAGGCCCTTCTCCTGCAGTGAGTGCGGCAAGGGCTTCCTGGTAAAGTCCAAGCTAACCAACCACTTCAGAGTACACACAGGGGagaaaccattccagtgtcttgaGTGTGGCAAGAGTTTTCGACTGAAGGGCATGCTGAAGGCACACCAGCGAGTTCACACCAGGGAGAGGCCATTCTCTTGCAGGGGATGTGGTAAGGGTTTCACCAAACGGTGTAAGCTCACAGAACATTTAAGAGTTCACAGTGGAGAAAAGCCCTTCCAGTGTCTACAGTGTGAAAAGAGCTTCCGCCAAAAGGGGCAGTTGCTGAGGCACCAGCACCTGCACATGGGACAGATGCCCTTTCCATGTCCTCACTGTGAAAAGACCTTCCACCTGAAGAGTGACATGAAAGCTCATCGGTGTGTACACAGGAGGGAGAGGTCATTCTCCTGTAATGAGTGTAACAAGAACTTCATCCACCAGAGTAAACTCACTGAGCATCTCAGGCTGCACAGTGGGGAGAAGCCATTTCAGTGCCCTGAATGTGACAAGAGCTTTCGGCTCAAGGGTATCTTGAAGGCCCACCAATGCATACACAGGGGAGAAAAACCATTCTCTTGTGGTGAGTGTGGCAAGAGCTTTACCAGGCAGTCAAAGCTCACTGAACACAAGAGAGTGCACAGTGGAGAGAAACCTTTCTGGTGTCAAGAGTGTGGTAAGAGCTTCCGCCTAAAAGGGCAGCTGCTCAGTCACCAGCGTCTGCACACAGGGGAGAGACCCTTCCGGTGCCCTGAGTGTGATAAGAGTTACCGAGTAAAGGCCGATATGAAGGCCCACCTGCGCTTACACAGTAGAGATAGGCCATTCTCCTGTGACTGTGGTAAGGGCTTCACTAAACAGTCTAAACTCATTGAACACATTCGAACACACACAGGGGAGAAGCCCTTCCAATGCCCTAAATGTGATAAGAGCTTCCGCCTAAAAGGGCAACTGCTTAGCCATCAGGGCCTTCACACAGGAGAGAGACCTTTCCATTGCCCCGAATGTGACAAGAGTTTCCGACAAAAGGGCCATCTCTTTAGGCATCAACGCATTCACAAGCCCGAGAGGCCATTTTCTTGTGGAGAATGTG ATTTAAGATCTCTCCTAGATGAAATGATCCCCATGACACCAGAGGACAAGAAGCATGCTACAACTTCCTGGCAGAAAGATGATGAACTCAAGGTACAGAATGAGGCGTATATTTTTGGACAAGGGTCTTGTTTgactttgttttgcttaactatgaatatttattataaagaGGAATTTTGGGGAGGTTTTTTCTCAATGGTGGGTTGA
- the LOC141492787 gene encoding uncharacterized protein LOC141492787 isoform X3, whose amino-acid sequence MAAAAAPVSMTFDDVAMYFSEQEWNKLAQWQKELYKHVMKANYEILISLDYSISKPDLISLIERGEEPFIRKLKDSQEIKTASSCNDLSPEEQLFGGYHTSMHPRKVKSYLDSLQIQGSCELSQGIMGEVSVGSDQDLCSKDTRHLIPEGHSTLESASWEQSPGHKPQNSSGCQGMLPGQRVLHPCSVCGKRFSCQTHWVKHQRTHRETWAQKCSKSRRSGRPPSSLPQQPRLCWGQRGFQCRKCNKGFRLKQYLLKHLIVHTGKRSFQCPTCEKTYRHKRSLINHQLMHSGERSFQCPECEKSFCQKSNLRAHQHHQHCRERPFSCVECGKGFAEKSKLTHHMRVHSREKLFQCPKCDRSFHMKGDMKTHQRAHSRDRPFSCSECGKGFLVKSKLTNHFRVHTGEKPFQCLECGKSFRLKGMLKAHQRVHTRERPFSCRGCGKGFTKRCKLTEHLRVHSGEKPFQCLQCEKSFRQKGQLLRHQHLHMGQMPFPCPHCEKTFHLKSDMKAHRCVHRRERSFSCNECNKNFIHQSKLTEHLRLHSGEKPFQCPECDKSFRLKGILKAHQCIHRGEKPFSCGECGKSFTRQSKLTEHKRVHSGEKPFWCQECGKSFRLKGQLLSHQRLHTGERPFRCPECDKSYRVKADMKAHLRLHSRDRPFSCDCGKGFTKQSKLIEHIRTHTGEKPFQCPKCDKSFRLKGQLLSHQGLHTGERPFHCPECDKSFRQKGHLFRHQRIHKPERPFSCGECDLS is encoded by the exons ATGGCCGCGGCGGCGGCGCCG GTTTCCATGACATTTGATGATGTAGCCATGTATTTCTCAGAGCAAGAATGGAATAAACTTGCTCAGTGGCAGAAAGAGCTTTATAAGCATGTAATGAAAGCCAATTATGAGATCCTTATCTCCCTTG ACTATTCAATTTCCAAACCAGATTTGATATCTTTGATTGAACGGGGGGAAGAACCTTTCATCAGAAAGCTGAAGGATTCACAGGAAATAAAAACTGCCAGCAGTTGCAATGATTTAAGCCCCGAAGAACAACTGTTTGGGG GATACCACACTTCTATGCATCCAAGAAAAGTGAAGAGCTATTTAGATAGCCTACAAATTCAGGGTTCTTGTGAGCTCTCACAAGGCATAATGGGAGAAGTTTCTGTTGGGTCTGACCAAGACTTGTGCAGCAAAGACACACGGCATCTAATTCCAGAAGGACACAGCACCCTGGAATCGGCTTCCTGGGAGCAAAGTCCAGGTCACAAGCCCCAGAATTCCTCTGGTTGCCAGGGAATGTTGCCAGGGCAGAGAGTGCTCCATCCCTGCTCTGTCTGTGGAAAAAGATTCTCTTGTCAAACCCACTGGGTAAAACACCAAAGAACACACAGGGAGACCTGGGCACAGAAATGTTCAAAGAGTAGGAGAAGCGGGAGACCGCCATCTAGCCTCCCTCAGCAGCCCAGGCTTTGTTGGGGGCAGAGGGGCTTCCAGTGCAGGAAGTGCAACAAGGGTTTTCGTCTGAAGCAGTACTTGCTCAAACACCTAATTGTGCACACAGGGAAAAGGTCCTTCCAATGCCCCACATGTGAAAAGACCTATCGCCATAAGAGAAGTCTGATCAACCACCAACTTATGCACAGTGGAGAAAGATCATTCCAGTGTCCTGAGTGTGAGAAGAGCTTCTGCCAAAAGAGTAACCTGAGGGCTCATCAGCACCATCAACACTGCAGGGAGAGGCCCTTCTCTTGTGTGGAGTGTGGCAAGGGATTTGCTGAGAAGTCTAAGCTTACCCACCATATGAGAGTACACAGCAGGGAGAAACTATTCCAGTGTCCTAAGTGTGACAGGAGCTTCCACATGAAAGGAGACATGAAGACTCACCAGCGTGCACATAGCAGGGACAGGCCCTTCTCCTGCAGTGAGTGCGGCAAGGGCTTCCTGGTAAAGTCCAAGCTAACCAACCACTTCAGAGTACACACAGGGGagaaaccattccagtgtcttgaGTGTGGCAAGAGTTTTCGACTGAAGGGCATGCTGAAGGCACACCAGCGAGTTCACACCAGGGAGAGGCCATTCTCTTGCAGGGGATGTGGTAAGGGTTTCACCAAACGGTGTAAGCTCACAGAACATTTAAGAGTTCACAGTGGAGAAAAGCCCTTCCAGTGTCTACAGTGTGAAAAGAGCTTCCGCCAAAAGGGGCAGTTGCTGAGGCACCAGCACCTGCACATGGGACAGATGCCCTTTCCATGTCCTCACTGTGAAAAGACCTTCCACCTGAAGAGTGACATGAAAGCTCATCGGTGTGTACACAGGAGGGAGAGGTCATTCTCCTGTAATGAGTGTAACAAGAACTTCATCCACCAGAGTAAACTCACTGAGCATCTCAGGCTGCACAGTGGGGAGAAGCCATTTCAGTGCCCTGAATGTGACAAGAGCTTTCGGCTCAAGGGTATCTTGAAGGCCCACCAATGCATACACAGGGGAGAAAAACCATTCTCTTGTGGTGAGTGTGGCAAGAGCTTTACCAGGCAGTCAAAGCTCACTGAACACAAGAGAGTGCACAGTGGAGAGAAACCTTTCTGGTGTCAAGAGTGTGGTAAGAGCTTCCGCCTAAAAGGGCAGCTGCTCAGTCACCAGCGTCTGCACACAGGGGAGAGACCCTTCCGGTGCCCTGAGTGTGATAAGAGTTACCGAGTAAAGGCCGATATGAAGGCCCACCTGCGCTTACACAGTAGAGATAGGCCATTCTCCTGTGACTGTGGTAAGGGCTTCACTAAACAGTCTAAACTCATTGAACACATTCGAACACACACAGGGGAGAAGCCCTTCCAATGCCCTAAATGTGATAAGAGCTTCCGCCTAAAAGGGCAACTGCTTAGCCATCAGGGCCTTCACACAGGAGAGAGACCTTTCCATTGCCCCGAATGTGACAAGAGTTTCCGACAAAAGGGCCATCTCTTTAGGCATCAACGCATTCACAAGCCCGAGAGGCCATTTTCTTGTGGAGAATGTG ATCTCTCCTAG
- the LOC141492787 gene encoding uncharacterized protein LOC141492787 isoform X2: MAAAAAPVSMTFDDVAMYFSEQEWNKLAQWQKELYKHVMKANYEILISLDYSISKPDLISLIERGEEPFIRKLKDSQEIKTASSCNDLSPEEQLFGGYHTSMHPRKVKSYLDSLQIQGSCELSQGIMGEVSVGSDQDLCSKDTRHLIPEGHSTLESASWEQSPGHKPQNSSGCQGMLPGQRVLHPCSVCGKRFSCQTHWVKHQRTHRETWAQKCSKSRRSGRPPSSLPQQPRLCWGQRGFQCRKCNKGFRLKQYLLKHLIVHTGKRSFQCPTCEKTYRHKRSLINHQLMHSGERSFQCPECEKSFCQKSNLRAHQHHQHCRERPFSCVECGKGFAEKSKLTHHMRVHSREKLFQCPKCDRSFHMKGDMKTHQRAHSRDRPFSCSECGKGFLVKSKLTNHFRVHTGEKPFQCLECGKSFRLKGMLKAHQRVHTRERPFSCRGCGKGFTKRCKLTEHLRVHSGEKPFQCLQCEKSFRQKGQLLRHQHLHMGQMPFPCPHCEKTFHLKSDMKAHRCVHRRERSFSCNECNKNFIHQSKLTEHLRLHSGEKPFQCPECDKSFRLKGILKAHQCIHRGEKPFSCGECGKSFTRQSKLTEHKRVHSGEKPFWCQECGKSFRLKGQLLSHQRLHTGERPFRCPECDKSYRVKADMKAHLRLHSRDRPFSCDCGKGFTKQSKLIEHIRTHTGEKPFQCPKCDKSFRLKGQLLSHQGLHTGERPFHCPECDKSFRQKGHLFRHQRIHKPERPFSCGECGKGFIYKSKLATHFRVHTKGKSCDVPSEADSTRKRYHIFALLEADWS; this comes from the exons ATGGCCGCGGCGGCGGCGCCG GTTTCCATGACATTTGATGATGTAGCCATGTATTTCTCAGAGCAAGAATGGAATAAACTTGCTCAGTGGCAGAAAGAGCTTTATAAGCATGTAATGAAAGCCAATTATGAGATCCTTATCTCCCTTG ACTATTCAATTTCCAAACCAGATTTGATATCTTTGATTGAACGGGGGGAAGAACCTTTCATCAGAAAGCTGAAGGATTCACAGGAAATAAAAACTGCCAGCAGTTGCAATGATTTAAGCCCCGAAGAACAACTGTTTGGGG GATACCACACTTCTATGCATCCAAGAAAAGTGAAGAGCTATTTAGATAGCCTACAAATTCAGGGTTCTTGTGAGCTCTCACAAGGCATAATGGGAGAAGTTTCTGTTGGGTCTGACCAAGACTTGTGCAGCAAAGACACACGGCATCTAATTCCAGAAGGACACAGCACCCTGGAATCGGCTTCCTGGGAGCAAAGTCCAGGTCACAAGCCCCAGAATTCCTCTGGTTGCCAGGGAATGTTGCCAGGGCAGAGAGTGCTCCATCCCTGCTCTGTCTGTGGAAAAAGATTCTCTTGTCAAACCCACTGGGTAAAACACCAAAGAACACACAGGGAGACCTGGGCACAGAAATGTTCAAAGAGTAGGAGAAGCGGGAGACCGCCATCTAGCCTCCCTCAGCAGCCCAGGCTTTGTTGGGGGCAGAGGGGCTTCCAGTGCAGGAAGTGCAACAAGGGTTTTCGTCTGAAGCAGTACTTGCTCAAACACCTAATTGTGCACACAGGGAAAAGGTCCTTCCAATGCCCCACATGTGAAAAGACCTATCGCCATAAGAGAAGTCTGATCAACCACCAACTTATGCACAGTGGAGAAAGATCATTCCAGTGTCCTGAGTGTGAGAAGAGCTTCTGCCAAAAGAGTAACCTGAGGGCTCATCAGCACCATCAACACTGCAGGGAGAGGCCCTTCTCTTGTGTGGAGTGTGGCAAGGGATTTGCTGAGAAGTCTAAGCTTACCCACCATATGAGAGTACACAGCAGGGAGAAACTATTCCAGTGTCCTAAGTGTGACAGGAGCTTCCACATGAAAGGAGACATGAAGACTCACCAGCGTGCACATAGCAGGGACAGGCCCTTCTCCTGCAGTGAGTGCGGCAAGGGCTTCCTGGTAAAGTCCAAGCTAACCAACCACTTCAGAGTACACACAGGGGagaaaccattccagtgtcttgaGTGTGGCAAGAGTTTTCGACTGAAGGGCATGCTGAAGGCACACCAGCGAGTTCACACCAGGGAGAGGCCATTCTCTTGCAGGGGATGTGGTAAGGGTTTCACCAAACGGTGTAAGCTCACAGAACATTTAAGAGTTCACAGTGGAGAAAAGCCCTTCCAGTGTCTACAGTGTGAAAAGAGCTTCCGCCAAAAGGGGCAGTTGCTGAGGCACCAGCACCTGCACATGGGACAGATGCCCTTTCCATGTCCTCACTGTGAAAAGACCTTCCACCTGAAGAGTGACATGAAAGCTCATCGGTGTGTACACAGGAGGGAGAGGTCATTCTCCTGTAATGAGTGTAACAAGAACTTCATCCACCAGAGTAAACTCACTGAGCATCTCAGGCTGCACAGTGGGGAGAAGCCATTTCAGTGCCCTGAATGTGACAAGAGCTTTCGGCTCAAGGGTATCTTGAAGGCCCACCAATGCATACACAGGGGAGAAAAACCATTCTCTTGTGGTGAGTGTGGCAAGAGCTTTACCAGGCAGTCAAAGCTCACTGAACACAAGAGAGTGCACAGTGGAGAGAAACCTTTCTGGTGTCAAGAGTGTGGTAAGAGCTTCCGCCTAAAAGGGCAGCTGCTCAGTCACCAGCGTCTGCACACAGGGGAGAGACCCTTCCGGTGCCCTGAGTGTGATAAGAGTTACCGAGTAAAGGCCGATATGAAGGCCCACCTGCGCTTACACAGTAGAGATAGGCCATTCTCCTGTGACTGTGGTAAGGGCTTCACTAAACAGTCTAAACTCATTGAACACATTCGAACACACACAGGGGAGAAGCCCTTCCAATGCCCTAAATGTGATAAGAGCTTCCGCCTAAAAGGGCAACTGCTTAGCCATCAGGGCCTTCACACAGGAGAGAGACCTTTCCATTGCCCCGAATGTGACAAGAGTTTCCGACAAAAGGGCCATCTCTTTAGGCATCAACGCATTCACAAGCCCGAGAGGCCATTTTCTTGTGGAGAATGTGGTAAGGGCTTCATTTATAAATCTAAACTTGCCACTCACTTCAGAGTACACACCAAGGGTAAGTCCTGTGATGTCCCAAGTGAAGCTGATAGTACACGCAAGCGTTACCATATATTTGCATTATTAGAGGCTGATTGGAGTTGA